TTGTTACAGTAGCTAGCAGTAAAATATATTTAATTCATGTCCGCTGAACTTAGCTAAGAAAGTGTACGTGTTGCTAGCAGAATGATGCATGCATGAGCTGGACATGCAAGTAATAAATTATTGTATGTGATAGGTGCTACCATGTATACGTGGCTTTCTGGGATTCAGTCTGTCCCTCTCAGGCTAGACAGTACAGTAGTATCTACTGCAGCTCACGTCATGCATGACATAGTATGGCTGCCAAATTAAAGTCACCTTGACAGGCAGGTCTTCCACCCCTTGCAGCGAAATTACTAGGGAAGTGAGCAACACTTCATACGTACGTGATACGTGAGTGCATGAAAAATGGTAAAATCAAGCGGAGTACGTCACAACTAAAGACCACTTAGGAGATATTCTCACTAAACCGCTGGGCAAACTTCCTTGAAATGAAAGAGCCATAACAAGAGGCAGCAAGATAAAGGAGGTAAATGTTAAACTAGTGTAATGTTGCTTGTCCAACTAATATGCAGCATGCAGGCAGTGTACCTAAAATATCCAAGGACGTCGGCAAAAAGCATCTGTCAGAGTAAGGATAATAAGGCCtggtacaatgggaggtgcttagagaaatgcttagaaaaataaatcggATTTTtttgaagcaccggtgcctatttctacaggagagatgCTTACTTAAGCATCTATTCTGTACAAATAAGTACCGGTGCTTAAGAAAAGTCTAGTTTATTTATTTAAGCACCTTTCATAAACACCTTCCATTGTACAAGGCTTAAGAGAGCCAGAAGCCGGCTCTACAGCCATGTCTACGTCACTATAGTCTTTATAAAGCGAAGATCATATAATCTGTTAGCTATGTGTTGGCTGTTTGATTGGATTTAACTATTAATCTTTGTATGCTgggattgggaggaaaaggcaaaGCGTCGGTCAATAGTTAACAGCTCGGGCTGCAAGCCAGCTATTGTgtctcttagggcatctccagccgcgccccagaaAGGCCTCATCAGGCGATTTTTTcgtgccggcgccgaaaaaacggcccagtcgcgctcccaggagcccgattttcgccggcttacACCGAAAACAGGgctggcggacccaggccgaacccggcgcgctgggggcgtccgggggcgccggggcgagctgttttggcgcgaaaaagacgcgggccagacgcgtcagcgactcggcgcctcatcttcccccaacggccttggttcctcacgggcggcgcgttcacgggacggcgcgccgacgcctccactccctcgcacgcgtacacacgggcgcggcccagctataaaagccggcggcctCCGCTCACCtgcgcccacaccagccccgcctctcgccgccgtccaccccttcctctccctacctctccccgagcgccgccgcccagcccctccctctacctcttccgagcccgcccagccccgccttcgccatggcagaacgcttccccggagaTACGGcgacggccaacggcttcggcctccGTTCGCTGCGCAAACAGGAGtcgtggctcctgttccaggcgaacatcccggcgccaccggacatgcgcgccgggccgacggggtggagactcagcgccgggggagtgcccattcccccgttgcccgacgccggcgGACCCGaggtacttcgccgaggaggtcgagatcgtgcgcgcgtccctcaccgacgccgagctctccctcccccagtacgccgccgacaaccacgcggcctgggcggcgtatttcgagcgccgccaacagcagcgcttggcgtccaccaacggcgcgtcGGTGGTCGGCagccggcagaacagcgagggacgctacctctggtggggcgtccccggccgcacactcgaaggcgtgctcacgtacctcgagggcggcaacgacccgtcgttggcgtaccccccggcgagggtggccgccccggcgcagcaccgacgcgccgGGCCATGGGCTCCAAGAAGGTTCggcgcctcctcttcttcctcctcatcgtccCTTTCTTCTTCACACTCCTCCGGCTctccggcgctgctcggcgtcaaggccgagcccgcggcggagacgccgctcggccggcgcactcgcagcgccggcatcgtcatcaacgagggcggccggcgcgccccctcgtcggctcctccgcgcttcgtcaagccaaagacggagccggggccggtgaagacggagccgggtctggcgccggtgaagacggagccgggtctGGCGCCGGTGAAGGCCGAGTTCGCCGACGACGGCGACGCCGCCCttgaatgggcgcgccaggactccattgcgatggagaaggcgcgccgcgagaaggagaaggagcgccagcgcgccgccctacgccgcttcgaggagcgccgacgcggccgcgaggaaggcggggtcgtcgtcttgtgcgACAGCAgcaacgacgacgacgcgccgccacatgttcgccatggcgacgccgggcaggggtccagcaggggcgcccgcgtcaaggaggagaaggccgacgatgacgatggcggcgacggcggcgacgacttcCCCCTTTCttttttttagattaggttaatgtaatgttTGGACGAATTTCGTcgaaatttgccatgtttggccgaaatttaactagttttatcataacttcgccgaacgttctttttttttgttttttaatacgcgcctgggggcggccctgggggccaacggctggggaccgactcgcccccaaggccattttttgcgccggctcacctccAGGCGGCGCTTTTAAACACCACCTgggaggccaacggctggagatgctcttaccatgCGTATAGGCAGGCGACTAATGAAGCGCCGGCTCTACTCTCTCTTTACTTCTCTCTTTCATGTACGGTTTTTATAACATGACAAGTCTTATAACCTTCGGAGTAAGACTTATTATACTTGCCCTTGCACTAGCTTAACAATAAAATATTTAATAAGGAATTGGACGTGTTACTAGCCGTATGGTGCATGCATGAGCTGGACATCTATTTCGTAGGTTCTACCGTGTGTACGTGGCTGTACACGTGTAACTCACAGCCAACTTTTAATCCCTTAGACCTCCGTCCTTTAGttgttagagcatggttaataatacaaccAACTGATGGCTATATGATATTGTTGTGTCATCTATAGTCAAGTTTGTAGCCGAATATATTGTTTAGATGTAAATAAGTACTATTTTGGTGATACATGGCCCACCTTCCTCTCTCATAAAGTCTCTAGAAACACGTGTTGTAGCCGGCTGTTAATTTGTAGCTCACTTTTTTTCTGTATCCCTTCTCTCTCTATAAACTAAGAAAAAATATTATTTAAAATCTTACAGTCCACCTATGCCATCTTATGTACTTGCTTTTAGTCAAGCAATAAAGCGGAAATCCGTTGGTGCTCCCGGGAGCGCACACTCCTGGACGTGAAAAATATATTTAAAAGTGTGAACAAATTCTAAACAAAAATTTGGTGCATACATTTCGACATTATATGTGTGCATGTCAAGTTTCGGAGGAAACCGACAAttctgtggcttgtgtaaaaaagacaaaagAATATCTTGTGAAAAGCATTTTTTAACACCGGATTTTGACTTTTTTACACGGGACACATAAGTTGTCGTTTTTACGCGAAACGACTTTGTGAGCATATACAATATTGAGTATACGCGCtaaatttttgcttggaattttttgacatttcaaaataAGTTTGAAACACATTTAGAAAAACCAGGAGCGCGTGCTCCCATGTGCCAAAACACCAGTCTCAGCTAGgggtggaattcgagccgagtcgagctagctcgactcgactcgctaAAGCTTGTTTCATTAacaagctagctcgactcgactcgttactataacgagctcaaatccaagattggctcgactcgtataactcgtgagctggctcgtttagcATGTTAAGCTTGTTAAAGATATGAACATTAGATGTTACAAATACGATAAAAATATTAACTGAGAATTTAGTATGTGCATATGTGGTCATGTACGTGTGAGTCTCTTGGGTGACTCGGCCGAGCGGCTGGGCCTTGTGCTGGGACACAAGGTGTTTAGTAGCTATATTTTACTACTCCTGAAAATATTGATTTTTTTACCGAGCTTAACGAGTTACCCGAGTACTCATGAGATCAGCTCGTTTAACTTGGTGTGTAAacaatcttaaactaaagctcagcttggctcgttattcttcgagttcgtgtCGATTCGAGTCAAGTCACAAGCTACTCATTTAGCTCGCGAGTTTCGAGTTTTTTTCCAGTCCTACTCTCAGCAATAAAGCTTCTAAGTATTTTGTTTTTTTGAGAGCACGAATGCAGGTGTTCACTGATACAACTACATATATGTGCAGCTGTTGCATCTTCTCTCTTACCTGCTCTTTGATCCTCTACCTTGATCCTGGGAGGAGCCAACTACACTGCACAATATCTAATAGATGGGGCCCATCTAGTTGAATTTGAGGGTTGAAAGATTGGTTTAGCAAATTTTACATAGAGAGCACATACGTTCTACCGTAGGTGTAGCATTTTTTGTATTTGGCACATTGTTGAAACTTGAAATCTTTAGCTGGAGGTGCCTAGAAGGTGCGGTAGGTGGAGAGTGGGTAGGTGGCGCATCAGCATGCTCTCCTATAATTAGTTTTTCCTGCCTCAGAGTCCAACTTTTGTCTTGTTTCCTTTCAGACGATTTCATCTTTGCCACTCGTGCTTATAAAGACCGCAGTTCGGGCCTTGCCATACATACACTTAAGCAACAGATATACAGGACAGGAGTAtcaaggaggaagacgaggaaACGTTGATGGCCGGCGGTGAAGAGCTGAAGCTGCTGGGGTGGTGGGCGCCCGGGGTGAGCCCCTACGTGCTCCGCGCACAGATGGCGCTCGCCGTAAAGGGGCTGAGGTACGAATACCTCCCCGAGGACCGCTGGTGCAAGAGCGACCTCCTCATCGCGTCCAACCCCGTGTACAAGAAGGTGCCCGTCCTCATCCACAACGGCAAGCCCATCTGCGAGTCGCTGCTCATCGTGGAGTACCTCGACGACGCCCTCGGCCTTCCCGGCAACGGCAAGCCCATCCTCCCCGCAGACCCCTACAGCCGCGCCCTCGCTCGCTTCTGGGCCGCCTATGCAAACGACAAGGTTAGTAGTTCATTTCATACACAGATTACCTCTCGTTGCGCTTGGGGTTACATCTCTCAGTCTCAACTCGCTTTGTTGCCACAGCTGTTTCCTTCGTGCGCCGGCATCCTCAAGACAGTGAAGCAGGAGGAGAGAGCTGGTAAGGTGGAGGAGACCCTGTCCGGGCTCCGACACTTGGAAGCTATCCTGGCGGAGTGCTCCaaaggggaggtggaggcgccgttCTTCGGTGGTGACGCCATCGGGTTCCTCGACATCGCGCTCGGGTGCTATCTTCCCTGGTTTGAGGCAGTAGGCCGCCTGGCCGGCTTGGGGCCGCTCGTCGACCCGGCGAGGACGCCGAAACTAGCGGCGTGGGCGAAGCGGTTCAGGGTCGCCGAGCCGGTCAAGGCGCTGCTACCTGGGGTGGACGAGCTGGAGGAGTACATCACTAAGGTGCTTTATCCAAAGTGGAACATAGCGGTCACCAGTAACTAATTAAAGATCTCGTCGTTCCACCATGGCAAAAGAAACAAAAAATGGCGGAGGATCGTGTCGATCCAATAATTCCTCTGCCTTGTGAGTAGCTGTTTTCACGCCAAGATTTGAACTGTTACTACTTGGTCGGGGTTCTTTTTGCGATGGTTAGTGGGTCGtggtcatgaataatgcacaagcGTGCACTCTCTTCGATCTGAGTTGTGATGTGCTGTTTCGTAAATAAATTGAAGCGTCGTCGATCTTGCATCTGGCAATGTTTTTCCATTGAGCTCTTTAAGACCTCacatcttattcttagtatgttctACCAAGCATATTATTCCGGGGCTAAATAGCTGTGGGTGGTGATTTCGAATGACTAGATTTTACCAGGGCTAGGATATTTTTTAGGAATCACTACTCCCTCCAATTCATATTAATTTTGGCTGATTTAGTAACTTTGTACTAACTCCGTGAGAATTAACATGGATCGAGAAAGCACCAAAACTAAGTTATGCGTGTAGTGCATgtgctccctctgtttttatttactctgcatattagatttgactgaagtgaaaacttcataaagtttgaccaagtttataaaaaaaatatgaacatttaaaATAACAAATCTATTTGATGTGAAAGTaatttcaataatgaatctaatggtattgatttgctaTTGTATATGTTAATTTTTTGTCTATACACTttatcaaagtttacaaagtttgacttcgacCAAagttaatatgcggagtaaattaaaacggagggagtatcataactagtatcatgcatgcttACTAAGTGATTTTGATGAGGTGACATAGAATTAAATAAAAAaatgttgagtatcatatcattataaatactactccctccgtcccataatgtaagacgctttttgacattagtgtagtgtcaaaaaacatcttacattattggacggagggagtacactagtatatgatttttttttctgaGTGACACAAGTGTATGTCTTGCATGGCCGTAAATAAGgtcatatgatactatgcactctGAAGGTATTACTACTCACTATGGGCAGCCTAGTTTCCCTTCCAACATACATGAAGTGATATAATTAAATCATCACCTAATTTAGCTATCTACAGAAACGAGCTTTGACGAAAAAATCTACAAAAACGAGAATATATGTGTGTGTCACAAAATGTTAGCAAATAATCTGTGTGGACCAAGGCATGCTTCCCCATGAACCAAGTTGGTGCAACCCAGAAAACACCAATAGCATGAGGGCTCATCACATCACCATGAATTATTTGCTAATATTTTGTGATATTATTTCCATTGAGGTGGCGCCCTGGTCCGTCATCATCTCAGCGAGACATCTTCTTCCCTCCCAAGGTTAGACCGGAAAATTGTTAAGTGGCGCAACCTATGGAATAAAACAAAAATACAAGATAAATGCCAGAAACTGTGTATTAAATCAGTAAAAAGTCCACATTCAAAATGTCGGCAATTGATGTCAATAATTGAGCTATCAAATGATAAGAAAGTTACGTGCGTGACTTTGATCCCCGCTATGGCTAGATGTAAGGTTGCCTGTCGAGATGCATGTCATGTAGCGACACTTTGCAATATTTTAAATGAAGATGCTAAGCCGATAAGGTCTGGATTGGAATGCTTCCAAACGCTATGACCTGCAAGTCTGCAACTACAATCAAATTAATGGCACTGCCTTTGTATAGAAATATAAGagggtttagatcactaaaatagtgatctaaatgctcttatctttctttacagagggagtactcgtTAATTAAAGTTTGGCTGCATGCGTAGAACAGAAAAGTCTGATATCTGTATACAAAAGTGTCAATAGTTAGTCATGGTACTCCTTGTTTAAAATGATCAGGCAGGCCGTTTTCCAAGACAAAAATACTGCAGAGCTGCAACCCTGCTTTGATTTGCTTGGGAGACCCAGAAATTGTTGGCTCCAAACTCTGTTTTCCCAAAAAAAAAAAACTGTTGTGACAGGATCGGCGAGGTCCACGCTCTTCTCGTTTTCGTTCTCTCTCCAGCGATGCAATGATGACCAAACGAGACCGTAGTTTTTCTGTGGTCTTTTCTATAAAAGTAAGGGCAACTTTTCTATCTGGATGTTCCATTTGTACTCGCTATGCTTAATTGAATAATCCAGATATTGTTGTGAAGAAAGAAATGAAAGATATTGGGCCAAATACAGCCTACCAAGCCAGCTGGTATTTTTGCTAATTAATGTTGTATGGGCAACACAAACATGTTACTATTTTTCTTTTAGAAAAAAAATACACAGATCTTTTATAGAAGTTCAGCGGAAGTAGAAATCACCACAAACATAATAAAAGTTATATTGAGATCTTTGGACCACTACCACCACTAGCTTGCTCTTAGATGTGTACGAATCAACCACTTAATGGCATTTACACACGGTGCTCGCAGTTCAGCTTAGCTGATCACACTGGCTCAATTTCTCATGAACAGTCACAAATTTACACAAATGTATTTCCTCCATGATGTTTCTTTATGTTGTTTCCAAAAATAATAAGTTTCGAATTCGGTCATACAAAGAATCACCTATACATCATTATTGTTGTGTGGTAGTCGTTGTAGCAATGGCCAATGGGGCTGTGATCAGGGTTGACATTGCCACCACATCGGTCTTTCCTGTGGCAGAGGCCTAACGCTATTACATAAGACCATAATGTATTCCATCAAAGGGTCGATGAGGAATATGAAGTTTCTGGAGCTTTCCCACTTCCTAGTACTGCCTGTTGCGTCGACCACAAGGATGCCAAGCATGTCTAGCAAATGGTCATGTGTATCAGCCAGGGTGGCAGATTGCGATTGTAGAATGTGGTCAATGGAAGAAGCATTAGAATGCCCACGAGGCCACGATTGACTACATATGAAGAAAGTCGAGTTGCTTTAGAAGAAAGCATGATTCTGATGCTTTTGATGTCACGGAGGACAGGGTTGCCAGCTGTCGAGGATATTTTCATCAGGACCTAGCAGCAGTATGCTAATCGCATGTAATTAGTAGTCGTAGGAACATTCCCTCGGTCTACAAGGAAATTTTAGACACGATTTGAGATCAAAGACACGATTTTCCTAGGTTCGAACTCCCTAGTCGCAGGTAATAGCCCGACTCCTACCCTGGTTTATAAATTTATATTATATGGGGAAAATGTAGAAGATCGGTTACAAGCGAGGTACACACTCAGTGAGTTGATAGAGAAGTCATCGAGAGATGCTAATCTATCCATGCGAGGAACAACTTAATCACAAGGATTTCTAGGGCACTGAATTCCATGGTCTGTCACGCAGGGTCCCTAACGCCGTTATATAGCTCCAATATGATGGCGATCTTCTTCTTTGTTTTAGTGCCTTTGATGTATAGGGGCAGTAGTCCAGACAAAGTTGCGAGTAGGACTCAAGGTCACCTTCCCATGATTCCCGTACGGtttctgttgggtaacgtagtaatttcaaaaaaaatcctacgcacacgcaagatcatggtgatgcataacaacgagaggggggagtgtagtccacgtaccctcgtagaccg
This portion of the Triticum dicoccoides isolate Atlit2015 ecotype Zavitan chromosome 7A, WEW_v2.0, whole genome shotgun sequence genome encodes:
- the LOC119330359 gene encoding probable glutathione S-transferase GSTU6 codes for the protein MAGGEELKLLGWWAPGVSPYVLRAQMALAVKGLRYEYLPEDRWCKSDLLIASNPVYKKVPVLIHNGKPICESLLIVEYLDDALGLPGNGKPILPADPYSRALARFWAAYANDKLFPSCAGILKTVKQEERAGKVEETLSGLRHLEAILAECSKGEVEAPFFGGDAIGFLDIALGCYLPWFEAVGRLAGLGPLVDPARTPKLAAWAKRFRVAEPVKALLPGVDELEEYITKVLYPKWNIAVTSN